Genomic DNA from Clavibacter michiganensis:
CCGACATCGAGTACGCGATCATCGACGACGCCTCGATCGACGCCCCGAACGTCAAGCCCATCACCTTCAACACCAGCGAGGCCGCGTTCCTCGCGGGCTACTCCGCGGCGGCCTACTCGAAGACCGGCACCGTCGGCACCTTCGGCGGCCTGCAGATCCCGACCGTCACGATCTTCATGGACGGCTTCGTCGACGGCGTGAACTACTACAACGAGCAGAAGGGCAAGGACGTCAAGGCCATCGGCTGGGACGTCGCGAGCCAGAGCGGGTCGTTCACCGGCGAGTTCGTCGCCAACCAGACGGCCAAGACCGCCGCCCAGACCCTGATCGACCAGGGCGCGGACGTCATCATGCCCGTCGGCGGACCGATCTTCCTCAGCGCCGGCGAGGCCATCCGCGACTCCAGCGACAAGAAGGTCGTCATGGTGGGCGTCGACTCCGACGCGTACGAGACCGCGCCCGACCTCAAGGACCTCTTCCTCACCTCGGTGCTCAAGGGCATCGACGCGGGCGTCGAGGACGTCGTGAAGACGGCGGCGGACGACAAGTTCGACGCGACCCCCTACGTGGGCACGCTGAAGAACGGCGGCGTGGACATCGCCCCGTTCCACGACTACGAGTCCGAGGTCCCGTCGGACCTCTCGGGCGAGCTCGAGACGATCAAGGCCGGCATCATCGACGGCTCGATCTCGGTCGAGTCG
This window encodes:
- a CDS encoding BMP family lipoprotein → MTITTRKAALGGLAAVGITAILAGCGAAPESTAGGTGGAAKSDLVSCMVSDSGGFDDKSFNQLGFEGLTKAATDLGLETPKTVESAAETDFAPNLTNLADQGCGLIVTVGFLLADATKEAAAANSDIEYAIIDDASIDAPNVKPITFNTSEAAFLAGYSAAAYSKTGTVGTFGGLQIPTVTIFMDGFVDGVNYYNEQKGKDVKAIGWDVASQSGSFTGEFVANQTAKTAAQTLIDQGADVIMPVGGPIFLSAGEAIRDSSDKKVVMVGVDSDAYETAPDLKDLFLTSVLKGIDAGVEDVVKTAADDKFDATPYVGTLKNGGVDIAPFHDYESEVPSDLSGELETIKAGIIDGSISVESPSSLTK